The Thermoanaerobaculales bacterium genome has a segment encoding these proteins:
- a CDS encoding NADH-quinone oxidoreductase subunit J, producing the protein MVPIVFVIAAVVAVVFAIITVAHSSPVINVLSLVVVFFAMAAIFALLGMDFLAAVQIIVYSGAILVLFLFVIMLLNIRSVERLGSGRRVQALLGTVVAVGVGAVPLIAISLLTPATGAVYPGALETGTVVPIGRALLTTHLFAFEFITLLLVAAIVGAVYLARREPR; encoded by the coding sequence ATGGTCCCGATCGTCTTCGTCATCGCAGCCGTCGTCGCGGTGGTGTTCGCGATCATCACCGTCGCCCACTCGAGCCCGGTGATCAACGTCCTGTCCCTGGTGGTGGTGTTCTTCGCCATGGCGGCGATCTTCGCCCTGCTCGGGATGGACTTCCTGGCCGCGGTGCAGATCATCGTCTACTCGGGCGCGATCCTGGTGCTGTTCCTGTTCGTGATCATGCTGCTCAACATCCGCTCGGTGGAGCGGCTGGGCAGCGGCCGGCGCGTGCAGGCGCTGCTCGGCACCGTGGTCGCCGTCGGGGTCGGCGCCGTGCCCCTGATCGCGATCTCCCTCCTCACCCCGGCCACCGGCGCGGTCTACCCGGGGGCGCTCGAGACCGGCACCGTCGTCCCGATCGGGCGGGCGCTCCTCACCACCCACCTGTTCGCGTTCGAGTTCATCACCTTGCTCCTGGTCGCCGCGATCGTGGGCGCGGTCTACCTGGCGCGGAGAGAGCCCCGATGA
- the guaA gene encoding glutamine-hydrolyzing GMP synthase has protein sequence MRHQVILILDFGSQYTQLIARRLRELGVKTMIERGDLGRDRIAALAPIAVVLSGGPASVFEPGAIAPDPAVFALGVPVLGICYGMHLMGHMLGGAVSASPRREYGLAELEVTVAEPLFRGTPTRQRVWMSHGDNLTALPAGFQSIGRTDSTAYAAIADLERGILGLQFHPEVRHTEHGAAILESFIELAGARRDWNPSAIRQEAVAGLRASLADGRVICGVSGGVDSTVTAMLLREAIGERLVPIFVDTGLLRQGEAARVVGRFRGLGIELDHVDAADRFLAALEGVADPEHKRRIIGREFVEVFEAEARRFPDARFLAQGTLYPDVIESSGVRGTAAVIKTHHNVGGLPERLGLQLVEPLRELFKDEVRRLGEELGLPHEFVWRHPFPGPGLAVRILGPVARDRVATLQQADAIVLEEVRGAGLYDAISQALCVLLPVHSVGVMGDQRTYEEALAIRAVTTDDFMTAEWFRFPPEVLDRIARRVVNEVKGINRVVYDVTSKPPGTIEWE, from the coding sequence ATGAGACACCAGGTCATCCTCATCCTGGACTTCGGTTCGCAGTACACCCAGCTCATCGCGCGCCGGCTGCGGGAGCTCGGCGTCAAGACGATGATCGAGCGCGGCGATCTCGGGCGTGACCGGATCGCCGCCCTCGCCCCGATCGCCGTGGTCCTGTCCGGCGGTCCGGCGAGCGTGTTCGAGCCCGGGGCGATCGCCCCGGACCCGGCGGTGTTCGCGCTCGGCGTGCCGGTTCTCGGCATCTGCTACGGCATGCACCTCATGGGGCACATGCTCGGGGGAGCGGTGAGCGCGTCGCCGCGGCGCGAGTACGGGCTCGCCGAGCTCGAGGTGACGGTGGCCGAGCCGCTGTTTCGCGGGACCCCGACCCGGCAGCGGGTGTGGATGAGCCACGGCGACAACCTGACGGCGCTTCCCGCCGGCTTTCAGTCGATCGGCCGGACCGACAGCACGGCGTACGCCGCGATCGCCGATCTCGAGCGCGGGATCCTCGGGCTGCAGTTCCACCCGGAGGTGCGCCACACCGAGCACGGCGCGGCCATTCTCGAGAGCTTCATCGAGCTGGCGGGCGCACGCCGCGACTGGAACCCGTCCGCGATCCGCCAGGAGGCGGTGGCCGGGCTGCGCGCGTCGCTGGCCGACGGCCGCGTCATCTGCGGGGTCTCCGGCGGGGTCGACTCCACGGTCACGGCGATGCTGCTGCGGGAGGCGATCGGCGAGCGGCTGGTGCCGATCTTCGTCGACACCGGGCTGCTGCGCCAGGGCGAGGCCGCGCGAGTGGTCGGGAGGTTCCGGGGCCTCGGCATCGAGCTCGACCACGTCGACGCCGCGGACCGTTTCCTGGCGGCGCTCGAGGGGGTGGCCGACCCCGAGCACAAGCGCAGGATCATCGGCCGCGAGTTCGTGGAGGTCTTCGAGGCCGAGGCCCGGCGCTTCCCGGACGCGCGCTTCCTGGCCCAGGGGACCCTCTACCCCGACGTCATCGAGTCCTCGGGCGTGCGCGGGACGGCGGCGGTCATCAAGACCCACCACAACGTGGGCGGGCTGCCCGAGCGGCTGGGCCTGCAGCTGGTGGAGCCGCTGCGCGAGCTGTTCAAGGACGAGGTCCGGCGGCTCGGCGAGGAGCTGGGGCTGCCGCACGAGTTCGTGTGGCGGCACCCTTTCCCGGGGCCGGGCCTGGCGGTGCGCATCCTGGGCCCGGTGGCGCGGGACCGGGTGGCGACCCTCCAGCAAGCCGATGCCATCGTGCTCGAGGAGGTGCGCGGGGCCGGCCTCTACGACGCCATCTCGCAGGCGCTGTGCGTGCTGCTGCCGGTCCACTCGGTCGGGGTGATGGGCGACCAGCGGACCTACGAGGAGGCGCTGGCCATCCGCGCGGTGACCACCGACGACTTCATGACGGCCGAGTGGTTCCGCTTTCCACCCGAGGTGCTCGACCGCATCGCACGCCGGGTGGTCAACGAGGTCAAGGGCATCAACCGGGTGGTGTACGACGTCACCTCGAAGCCGCCCGGGACCATCGAGTGGGAGTAG
- the nuoH gene encoding NADH-quinone oxidoreductase subunit NuoH, protein MWVEVLVIGIKLAAVLAALLTTVPIMVWVERRASALMQDRLGPNRVGPFGLFQPVVDAVKLITKEDLIPSNVSRFLYLLAPAMALTVALSTFIAVPFGDGSDLELFGHPVRGFIVAPDLNIGILYIFAISSLAVYATVLAGWSSNNKYSMLGGIRASAQTISYELAMTISVVGVLMASGSLHLHQVVESQAGTWLGVLPRWHVCTQILGALTFVVAAFAETNRVPFDLPEAEAELVSGYMTEYSSMKYAAFFMGEYVHMTVSSALIVTMFFGGWTLPWIDLPFSGWLGGLLSIAIFVAKVAFFLFFFVWVRWTLPRFRFDQLMALGWKVMVPLAVLNFLWVGIAMAAGIL, encoded by the coding sequence ATGTGGGTTGAGGTCCTGGTCATCGGCATCAAGCTGGCGGCGGTGCTCGCTGCGCTGCTGACCACGGTCCCGATCATGGTCTGGGTCGAGCGCCGGGCCTCCGCGCTGATGCAGGACCGGCTCGGCCCCAACCGCGTCGGGCCGTTCGGGCTCTTCCAGCCGGTGGTCGACGCCGTCAAGCTGATCACCAAGGAGGACCTGATCCCGAGCAACGTCAGCCGGTTCCTCTACCTGCTCGCCCCGGCGATGGCGCTGACGGTTGCGCTGAGCACCTTCATCGCGGTGCCGTTCGGCGACGGCTCCGACCTCGAGCTGTTCGGCCATCCGGTGCGCGGCTTCATCGTCGCGCCCGACCTCAACATCGGGATCCTCTACATCTTCGCGATCTCCTCGCTGGCTGTCTACGCGACCGTGCTCGCAGGGTGGTCGTCCAACAACAAGTACTCGATGCTCGGCGGGATCCGGGCCTCCGCTCAGACCATCTCGTACGAGCTCGCCATGACGATCTCCGTCGTCGGCGTGCTGATGGCCTCGGGCTCGCTGCACCTGCACCAGGTCGTCGAGTCGCAGGCCGGCACCTGGCTCGGCGTCCTGCCGCGCTGGCACGTCTGCACCCAGATCCTCGGCGCGCTGACCTTCGTGGTCGCGGCCTTCGCCGAGACCAACCGGGTGCCGTTCGACCTGCCCGAGGCCGAGGCCGAGCTGGTCTCCGGCTACATGACCGAGTACTCATCCATGAAGTACGCCGCCTTCTTCATGGGCGAGTACGTCCACATGACCGTCTCGTCGGCGCTGATCGTCACGATGTTCTTCGGCGGCTGGACGCTGCCCTGGATCGACCTGCCCTTCTCGGGCTGGCTGGGCGGCCTGCTCTCCATCGCCATCTTCGTCGCCAAGGTCGCGTTCTTCCTGTTCTTCTTCGTCTGGGTGCGCTGGACCTTGCCCCGCTTCCGGTTCGACCAGCTCATGGCGCTCGGCTGGAAGGTCATGGTCCCGCTCGCGGTCCTCAACTTCCTGTGGGTCGGCATCGCCATGGCCGCCGGCATCCTGTAG
- a CDS encoding 2Fe-2S iron-sulfur cluster-binding protein has protein sequence MLTLTIDGSEVQVADGTNLVEAAAKIGIEIPTYCYHPGLSIVGQCRICFVEVEGMPRLVTACSTEARDGMVVLTASQRVKDARAAVMEFLLENHPLDCPVCDQAGECYLQDYSIAHGLDTTHMVDERRTFPGLERRLIGPHVVQNQNRCIHCTRCIRFTQEISETHDLTMKSRGNHSYIDTFDGGPFDNPWSACAADVCPVGALTVKEFRFRARVWHLEDTDSICPGCSIGCNVTVGHLKREVHRFLPRHNPAVNGWWMCDYGRGLAQGIEEREVTRPAVRSDGALRPVAWSEALPHLVELLRAAPAARIVASANFSNEALYLVRKVLVDRLGLQVVVPVDPGSPRKVKDGRRRWVASVDAHANSTGARLLGLRLVDATELRRFVGGGDGPLVILDERAHPWLASYEARSAMAARTIAVSARHQTVLTRTAALLLPAASWVETEGTYTSSTGRVQLARAAFAPGAMAWPAWRLLHGMAVAFGAASGPDTRPERLFAEIAATVPAFAGMTYRALAAGPGLPVAVEVPDVG, from the coding sequence GTGCTGACCCTGACCATCGACGGCAGCGAGGTCCAGGTCGCGGACGGCACCAACCTCGTCGAGGCCGCCGCCAAGATCGGGATCGAGATCCCGACCTACTGCTACCACCCCGGCCTGAGCATCGTCGGGCAGTGCCGGATCTGCTTCGTCGAGGTCGAGGGGATGCCGCGGCTGGTGACCGCCTGCTCGACCGAGGCGCGCGACGGCATGGTCGTGCTGACGGCGAGCCAGCGGGTCAAGGATGCGCGCGCCGCGGTCATGGAGTTCCTGCTCGAGAACCACCCGCTGGACTGCCCGGTGTGCGACCAGGCCGGCGAGTGCTACCTCCAGGACTACTCGATCGCCCACGGCCTCGACACTACCCACATGGTCGACGAGCGGCGGACCTTCCCCGGCCTCGAGCGGCGGCTGATCGGGCCGCATGTCGTCCAGAACCAGAACCGGTGCATCCACTGCACCCGCTGCATCCGCTTCACGCAGGAGATCTCCGAGACCCACGACCTCACCATGAAGTCGCGCGGCAATCACTCCTACATCGACACCTTCGACGGCGGCCCCTTCGACAACCCGTGGTCGGCCTGCGCCGCCGACGTCTGCCCGGTGGGCGCGCTCACCGTCAAGGAGTTCCGCTTCCGCGCCCGGGTCTGGCACCTCGAGGACACCGACTCGATCTGCCCGGGCTGCAGCATCGGCTGCAACGTCACGGTCGGCCACCTGAAGCGGGAGGTTCACCGCTTCCTCCCCCGCCACAACCCGGCGGTCAACGGCTGGTGGATGTGCGACTACGGCCGCGGCCTCGCGCAGGGCATCGAGGAGCGGGAGGTCACCCGGCCGGCGGTCCGCAGCGACGGCGCGCTGCGCCCGGTCGCGTGGAGCGAGGCCCTCCCCCACCTCGTGGAGCTGCTGCGGGCGGCGCCGGCGGCGCGGATCGTCGCGTCGGCCAATTTCAGCAACGAGGCGCTGTACCTGGTCCGCAAGGTGCTCGTCGACCGGCTCGGTCTCCAGGTGGTGGTGCCGGTCGACCCCGGGAGCCCGAGGAAGGTCAAGGACGGCCGCCGCCGCTGGGTCGCCAGCGTCGACGCCCACGCCAACAGCACCGGCGCCCGCCTGCTCGGCCTGCGGCTGGTGGACGCGACCGAGCTCCGCCGCTTCGTCGGCGGCGGCGATGGGCCGCTCGTCATCCTCGACGAGCGCGCCCATCCGTGGCTCGCCTCGTACGAGGCGAGGTCCGCGATGGCGGCGCGGACGATCGCGGTGTCAGCCCGCCACCAGACGGTGCTCACCCGCACCGCCGCCCTCCTCCTCCCCGCCGCCTCGTGGGTCGAGACCGAGGGCACGTACACCTCGTCGACCGGCCGCGTCCAGCTCGCCAGGGCGGCCTTCGCGCCCGGGGCGATGGCGTGGCCGGCCTGGAGGCTGCTCCACGGCATGGCGGTCGCGTTCGGCGCCGCGAGCGGGCCCGACACCCGGCCCGAGCGCCTGTTCGCCGAGATCGCCGCCACCGTGCCGGCCTTCGCCGGCATGACCTACCGCGCCCTGGCCGCCGGACCAGGGCTGCCGGTCGCGGTGGAGGTTCCCGATGTGGGTTGA
- the nuoF gene encoding NADH-quinone oxidoreductase subunit NuoF, whose amino-acid sequence MEPILLRARGTKDSRSIAAYRAAGGYRAIAKALAMEPSAVIAEVRSAGLRGRGGAGFPTGVKWGFVPKDSPKAKYLICNADESEPGTFKDREIIHVDPHMVIEGIVIASHAIGANAAYIYIRGEFHAEALMLQAAIDEAAAAGMIGHDILGSGFSLEVHVHRGAGAYICGEETALIESIEGKRGLPRLKPPFPAVVGLFGCPTVVNNVETLACVPHIIERGAAWFAAIGTERSKGPKLFSVSGHVNRPGVYELPMGTPFREIIYEVCGGIRGGRALKAFIPGGSSCPVLPADKVDVGSDFESVAAAGSMLGSGGLIVMDDTVDMVWALDNILTFYAHESCGQCTPCREGSDWALDVVRRIRRGFGRPEDIETLERIARYASQGMTICPFGDAFSEPIKSFLKHFGHEFSAAIATARPLPDPKTPVLPLHSGSGWHGNY is encoded by the coding sequence ATGGAACCCATCCTGCTGCGAGCCCGTGGCACCAAGGACTCCCGCTCGATCGCCGCCTATCGCGCTGCCGGCGGCTACCGCGCGATCGCCAAGGCGCTGGCGATGGAGCCGAGCGCGGTGATCGCCGAGGTCAGGTCGGCCGGCCTGCGCGGCCGCGGCGGCGCCGGCTTTCCCACCGGCGTCAAGTGGGGCTTCGTCCCCAAGGACTCCCCCAAGGCCAAGTACCTGATCTGCAACGCCGACGAGTCGGAGCCCGGCACCTTCAAGGACCGCGAGATCATCCACGTCGACCCGCACATGGTGATCGAGGGGATCGTGATCGCGTCGCACGCGATCGGCGCCAACGCCGCCTACATCTACATCCGCGGCGAGTTCCACGCCGAGGCGCTGATGCTCCAGGCGGCGATCGACGAGGCGGCGGCGGCCGGCATGATCGGCCACGACATCCTCGGCAGCGGCTTCTCGCTCGAGGTCCACGTCCACCGCGGCGCCGGCGCCTACATCTGCGGCGAGGAGACCGCGCTCATCGAGTCGATCGAGGGCAAGCGCGGCCTGCCGCGGCTCAAGCCCCCGTTCCCGGCCGTGGTCGGGCTGTTCGGCTGTCCGACGGTGGTCAACAACGTCGAGACCCTGGCCTGCGTGCCGCACATCATCGAGCGCGGGGCCGCCTGGTTCGCCGCGATCGGGACCGAGCGCAGCAAGGGCCCCAAGCTGTTCTCGGTGTCGGGCCACGTCAATCGCCCCGGCGTCTACGAGCTGCCGATGGGAACGCCGTTCCGGGAGATCATCTACGAGGTGTGCGGCGGCATCCGCGGCGGGCGCGCGCTCAAGGCGTTCATCCCTGGCGGATCGTCGTGCCCGGTCCTGCCGGCCGACAAGGTCGACGTCGGCAGCGACTTCGAGTCGGTGGCGGCGGCCGGCTCGATGCTCGGCTCGGGCGGCCTGATCGTCATGGACGACACGGTCGACATGGTGTGGGCGCTCGACAACATCCTGACCTTCTACGCTCACGAGTCGTGCGGCCAGTGCACCCCGTGCCGGGAGGGCTCGGACTGGGCGCTCGACGTGGTGCGCCGGATCCGCCGCGGGTTCGGCCGCCCCGAGGACATCGAGACCCTCGAGCGGATCGCCCGCTACGCCAGCCAGGGGATGACGATCTGCCCGTTCGGCGACGCCTTCTCCGAGCCGATCAAGAGCTTCCTCAAGCATTTCGGCCACGAGTTCTCCGCCGCCATCGCGACCGCGCGACCGCTGCCGGACCCCAAGACGCCCGTCCTGCCGCTGCACTCGGGAAGCGGCTGGCACGGCAACTACTAG
- a CDS encoding NADH-quinone oxidoreductase subunit A: MAEQFLPVLITLMVAILTAFAILGLAALVSQRPRQDTAAKREIYESGVPLLDTAYKRMSVKFYLVALVFVLLDVELAFLYPWAVTYRELLAEHSTVILVDMLCFMALLAVAYAYLWKKGVFDWGEKKKFAKGAE, translated from the coding sequence ATGGCCGAGCAGTTTCTTCCAGTCTTGATCACCCTCATGGTGGCGATCCTCACCGCCTTCGCGATCCTCGGTCTGGCGGCGCTGGTCAGCCAGCGCCCGCGCCAGGACACGGCCGCCAAGCGCGAGATCTACGAGAGCGGCGTCCCCCTGCTCGACACCGCCTACAAGCGGATGTCGGTCAAGTTCTACCTGGTCGCCCTGGTGTTCGTCCTGCTCGACGTGGAGCTCGCGTTCCTCTACCCGTGGGCGGTCACCTACCGCGAGCTGCTGGCCGAGCACTCGACCGTGATCCTGGTCGACATGCTGTGCTTCATGGCGCTGCTGGCCGTGGCCTACGCCTACCTGTGGAAGAAGGGCGTGTTCGACTGGGGCGAGAAGAAGAAGTTCGCGAAGGGAGCCGAGTGA
- the nuoE gene encoding NADH-quinone oxidoreductase subunit NuoE yields the protein MAGAPTAPVNAAPPEDVAEVRFDAALEAEIGRILSRYPTTQAALLPVLWCCQERWGWISPGITRAVARRLGLSPASVEGVLTFYTMYHREPPGRYALQVCTTLSCQLCGAADLAGHLQRRLGIGFGETTADGRFTLIDVQCLGACGEGPVIQINNDYYTALTAQRLDELLDRLE from the coding sequence ATGGCCGGCGCACCCACCGCCCCGGTCAACGCCGCGCCCCCGGAGGACGTCGCCGAGGTGCGCTTCGATGCCGCCCTGGAGGCGGAGATCGGACGGATCCTCTCCCGCTACCCGACGACCCAGGCAGCCCTGCTGCCGGTGCTGTGGTGCTGCCAGGAGCGCTGGGGCTGGATCTCGCCCGGCATCACCCGCGCCGTCGCCCGCCGCCTCGGCCTCTCGCCGGCGTCCGTCGAGGGCGTCCTCACCTTCTACACCATGTATCACCGCGAGCCGCCGGGCCGCTACGCGCTCCAGGTCTGCACCACGCTGTCCTGCCAGCTGTGCGGCGCCGCCGACCTCGCCGGCCACCTCCAGCGGCGCCTCGGCATCGGCTTCGGCGAGACCACTGCGGACGGCCGCTTCACCTTGATCGACGTCCAGTGCCTCGGCGCCTGCGGCGAGGGCCCGGTCATCCAGATCAACAACGACTACTACACCGCGCTCACCGCCCAGCGGCTCGACGAGCTGCTGGACCGGCTCGAGTAG
- the nuoK gene encoding NADH-quinone oxidoreductase subunit NuoK: MNAILIPHTWVLALSAALFTIGTLGVLLRRNGIAIFLSLELMLNSANLAFVAFAMTFAAQPGAAVSALEGQLFVFFVIAVAAAEAAVGLALYIALHRVKGAIDVDRVNILRW; the protein is encoded by the coding sequence ATGAACGCGATTCTGATCCCGCACACCTGGGTCCTCGCGCTGTCGGCGGCGCTGTTCACCATCGGCACCCTCGGGGTCCTGCTCCGGCGCAATGGCATCGCGATCTTCCTGTCCCTCGAGCTGATGCTGAACTCCGCCAACCTCGCCTTCGTGGCCTTCGCGATGACCTTCGCCGCCCAGCCCGGCGCCGCCGTCTCCGCGCTCGAGGGCCAGCTGTTCGTCTTCTTCGTCATCGCCGTCGCCGCGGCCGAGGCCGCGGTCGGCCTCGCGCTCTACATCGCCCTCCACCGGGTCAAGGGGGCGATCGACGTCGACCGCGTCAACATCCTGCGTTGGTAG
- the nuoL gene encoding NADH-quinone oxidoreductase subunit L: protein MLGNLWLIPILCLAGAVACLALGLLRARKPIISVVGVGSVGLATVAAFAALAEYLGQSSEVIRNSYFTWIAAGEFLVDASLQLDRLSAVMIAFVTFVGFLIHVYSIGYMHSETDRGYARYFAYLNLFMFSMLVLVLGSNLPVLFVGWEGVGLCSYLLIGYYYEQEYCATAGKKAFIVNRIGDFGFLLAIFAAFAVFGSLEFTTIFPAAAAHPERYAAAATVIGLLLFVGAIGKSAQLPLYVWLPDAMAGPTPVSALIHAATMVTAGVYMVVRCNVIYRISPTAMLTVAVIGGLTAIFAATIGLVQNDIKKVLAYSTVSQLGYMFLGAGVGAFIAAIFHVVTHAFFKACLFLGSGSVIHACGGEQDMRKMGGLKRHMPVTYWTFVAATLAIAGIPVFAGFVSKDEILAKVFAAGAADLNHFGRIYSLLWVLALAGAFMTAFYMFRAVYMTFHGDFRGGHEVEHHLHESPPSMTLPLIVLGALSVVGGILIGFPGQLFHQPDLNRIEAFLHPVMAPIAAVGGVPGHGAGPHAVSLSTEWTLVIGSVLVAVAGWMVARRFYVGAEPFAPARRLAERFPFVHTLLLDKYRVDELYDAVVVRPIHGLARFLWKVVDVVIIDTLFVNGSAFVVELTGDFLRFLQTGNVRNYALSVALGILILAVVLW from the coding sequence ATGCTGGGCAACCTCTGGCTGATCCCGATCCTCTGCCTCGCCGGCGCGGTCGCCTGCCTGGCCCTCGGCCTGCTGCGCGCGCGCAAGCCGATCATCTCGGTCGTCGGCGTCGGATCGGTGGGGCTCGCCACCGTGGCCGCGTTCGCGGCGCTCGCCGAGTACCTCGGCCAGTCGAGCGAGGTGATCCGCAACTCGTACTTCACCTGGATCGCCGCCGGCGAGTTCCTGGTCGACGCCAGCCTCCAGCTCGACCGGCTGTCCGCGGTGATGATCGCCTTCGTCACCTTCGTCGGCTTCCTGATCCACGTCTACTCGATCGGCTACATGCACTCGGAGACCGACCGCGGCTACGCCCGCTACTTCGCCTACCTCAACCTGTTCATGTTCTCGATGCTGGTGCTGGTGCTCGGCTCGAACCTGCCGGTGCTGTTCGTCGGCTGGGAGGGCGTGGGGCTCTGCTCGTACCTGCTGATCGGCTACTACTACGAGCAGGAGTACTGCGCGACCGCCGGCAAGAAGGCGTTCATCGTCAACCGGATCGGCGACTTCGGCTTCCTGCTCGCGATCTTCGCCGCGTTCGCGGTGTTCGGCTCGCTGGAGTTCACCACGATCTTCCCGGCCGCCGCCGCCCACCCCGAGCGCTATGCGGCCGCGGCCACCGTGATCGGGCTGCTGCTGTTCGTGGGCGCGATCGGCAAGTCCGCGCAGCTCCCGCTCTACGTCTGGCTGCCCGACGCGATGGCCGGACCGACCCCGGTGTCGGCCCTCATCCACGCCGCCACCATGGTCACCGCCGGCGTCTACATGGTGGTCCGCTGCAATGTGATCTACCGCATCAGCCCGACCGCGATGCTGACGGTGGCCGTGATCGGCGGGCTGACCGCGATCTTCGCCGCGACCATCGGCCTGGTCCAGAACGACATCAAGAAGGTCCTCGCCTACTCAACCGTGTCCCAGCTCGGCTACATGTTCCTCGGCGCCGGGGTCGGCGCCTTCATTGCCGCGATCTTCCACGTCGTCACCCACGCCTTCTTCAAGGCCTGCCTGTTCCTCGGATCGGGCTCGGTGATCCACGCCTGCGGCGGCGAGCAGGACATGCGCAAGATGGGCGGCCTCAAGCGCCACATGCCGGTCACCTACTGGACCTTCGTCGCCGCCACCCTGGCGATCGCCGGCATCCCGGTGTTCGCCGGCTTCGTCTCCAAGGACGAGATCCTGGCCAAGGTGTTCGCCGCCGGCGCCGCCGACCTCAACCACTTCGGGCGCATCTACAGCCTGCTCTGGGTGCTGGCGCTGGCGGGCGCGTTCATGACCGCCTTCTACATGTTCCGCGCGGTCTACATGACCTTCCACGGCGACTTCCGGGGCGGCCACGAGGTCGAGCACCACCTCCACGAGTCGCCGCCGTCGATGACGCTGCCCCTGATCGTGCTCGGGGCGCTGTCAGTGGTGGGCGGCATCCTGATCGGGTTCCCGGGCCAGCTCTTCCACCAGCCCGACCTCAACCGCATCGAGGCCTTCCTGCACCCTGTGATGGCGCCCATCGCCGCCGTCGGCGGCGTGCCCGGCCACGGCGCGGGGCCCCACGCCGTCAGCCTGTCCACCGAGTGGACCCTGGTCATCGGCTCGGTGCTGGTGGCGGTGGCAGGCTGGATGGTGGCGCGCCGCTTCTACGTCGGCGCCGAGCCCTTTGCGCCGGCCCGCCGGCTCGCCGAACGGTTCCCCTTCGTCCACACGCTGCTGCTGGACAAGTACCGGGTCGACGAGCTCTACGACGCAGTCGTGGTGCGGCCCATCCACGGCCTTGCCCGCTTCCTGTGGAAGGTGGTCGACGTGGTGATCATCGACACGCTGTTCGTCAACGGCAGCGCGTTCGTCGTCGAGCTGACCGGGGACTTCCTGCGCTTCCTCCAGACCGGCAACGTCCGCAACTACGCACTTTCCGTGGCGCTCGGGATCCTGATCCTCGCCGTGGTCCTCTGGTAG